GATGGCCTGGAGGATGAGGACTTTGAATATTAAAAGATACGACATATTTGTTGCTGATCTTAACCCCACTTTGGGAAGCGAAATTAAAAAAGTGCGCCCCGTCGTCATAGTAAGTCAAGATGAAATGAACAAATATTTAGATACTGTTGTTGTCTGCCCATTAACTTCTAAGCTGCATCCTTTATGGAGAACCCGGATACAGACAAAATGTGCAAACAGAAATGCTG
This genomic stretch from Desulfonatronovibrio magnus harbors:
- a CDS encoding type II toxin-antitoxin system PemK/MazF family toxin translates to MNIKRYDIFVADLNPTLGSEIKKVRPVVIVSQDEMNKYLDTVVVCPLTSKLHPLWRTRIQTKCANRNAEIAVDQIRTISKQRLRKKIDNLSEGKAAQLRKLITDMYGE